Proteins from a genomic interval of Perognathus longimembris pacificus isolate PPM17 chromosome 14, ASM2315922v1, whole genome shotgun sequence:
- the LOC125363053 gene encoding proline-rich protein 2-like, producing the protein MPPEGRPEPARRAAAAPPARPSALALPRHAQDSIAPLPAQPLEAEIKAPPVATRHTCWALGTFQTLRGAQVDQTRVPRVQQLRRGDSPRPGLPSPRRAATTVCPSKHHLPLRSPAPAPEAALFLERPPGARPQRGPVPREPRPQRGPAPGRPRPEPEAALFPQRPLAPAAVTARILRCRCPALSRARATLPGRPASRAPQPVTQDRPPRALGLGSTRQPWRWNLPPLASTAHVRGRCFPPQSQPQDR; encoded by the exons ATGCCTCCCGAGGGCCGCCCGGAACCCGCCCGCAGAGCTGCCGCCGCGCCACCAGCCAGGCCCTCTGCGCTCGCCCTTCCCCGCCACGCCCAGGACTCCATCGCGCCTCTCCCCGCGCAGCCGCTCGAGGCTGAAATAAAGGCACCTCCCGTGGCCACCAGGCACACTTGCTGGGCACTGGGTACCTTTCAGACCCTTCGCGGAGCCCAGGTGGACCAGACCAGGGTGCCTC GAGTCCAGCAACTGAGACGGGGCGACAGCCCTCGGCCCGGGCTGCCCTCGCCCCGCCGCGCGGCGACCACCGTGTGCCCCTCTAAACACCACCTGCCCCTGCGG agccccgcccccgcgcctgAGGCCGCGCTCTTCCTGGAGCGACCCCCGGGGGCCCGCCCCCAAAGAGGCCCCGtcccccgggagccccgccctcAAAGAGGCCCCGCCCCTGGAAGGCCCCGCCCCGAGCCTGAGGCCGCGCTCTTCCCGCAGCGCCCCCTGGCGCCCGCCGCGGTCACTGCCAGGATCCTGCGCTGCAGGTGTCCTGCGCTCTCCCGGGCCCGGGCGACGCTGCCAGGCCGCCCAGCGAGCCGCGCCCCGCAGCCGGTGACCCAGGACCGACCGCCGCGGGCCCTCGGGCTGGGCTCCACCCGGCAGCCCTGGCGGTGGAATCTGCCGCCTTTGGCATCCACCGCTCACGTGCGCGGCAGGTGCTTCCCCccccagtcccagccccaggacaggtga